The sequence ATTTATAAAATTATCAGTAAGGTACTGGTGAATAGGTTTAGACCCTTTTTTACGGAGATCATTAGGCCTCTTCAAGGCGGTTTCATTCCGGGagagaaatcacagaaaatgttATCATTGCGCAAGAGGTTATGCACTTCATAAGGAACACCAAGTCTAAGAAGGGAACCATGGCCTTCAAGATTGATTTAGAAAAAGTATATGACAGGGTGGATTGGAGGTTTCTTAAAGCTTTTCTTTGTAGATTTGGATTTTCGAGAATCACTATCAACATTATCTTGAATTGTGTGACTTCATCTTCTTTAGCGATTTTGTAGAATGGAAATAAGTTGCAAAATTTTAATCCTAAGAAAGGGGTTGAGGCAAGGGGACCCCATGTCTCCCTATCTCTTTGTACTTTGCATGGAGAATCTGGCTTGTTTGATTTCTCATAGAGTCTCCCAAGGCTCTTGGATTTCGGTCTTAGTTTCAAAGTAATGGCCTAAAATTTTCCACTTGATGTTTTGCAAATGATCTTTTATTTTCTCTACAAAGCTACAAAGTCTTGGGTAGTGGAAGTTATGAGGACCCTAAACATGTTCTCTAAGGCGTCGGGCATGAAAATAAATGTTAATAAATCCAAGGCTCAATATTCAAAGAATATCTCAGCAAGAAGAAAGACGGTTCTCTCTGGTGTTTCTAACATTCGCTTTTGTCAAGACTTAGGCAAGTATCCGGGGTTAATATTAGGCATGATCGGGCCTCTAGGAGGACGGCTCAGGAGGTTAttagaaaaattcaaagtaaGCTTACTAGTTAGAAAGGGTGTTTGCTTAATAAAGCTGATCGTTTATTCTTGGTGAAATCAGTAATGACTTCTATTTCGGTTTATAATATGCAAATTGATCTTCTTTCGAAGTATGCTTGTGATAAGATTAATTCCTTAACGAGAAAATTTTTATGGAAAGGTTCTGCTAATGGAAAAAGGTTGTCTCTGGTCAACTGGGATATAGTTACTTCTCCTAAGAGGTCGGGTGGTCTTGGGATAAAAGAGTTTCAATGTGCTAATATAGCTCTCTTTGAAAAACTGGTTTGGATTTGCCTTGATAATAAAGACAAGTTATGGGTACAGGTTCTCACTCATAAATATCTtcagaatttcttttttattgGTAGTAACGGTTCCTCTAATTCTTCAGTTATCTAAAAACACATTATCAAAGCTTATAATTTTCTCAATGAGGTTTTAAGTAGTGTGTTGGAAATTTTCAGCAATCATTATGGTATGATGAATGGAATCCTCTTGAAAAAACTGTGTGATCTTACTTCATATGTGTATATCTAAGACTGAATTACAGTTGGGGATTTGTGGATCTTGGGATTGGGATAAGCTAGCTACTCCGCTCTCTACAAAGGCTAAGCATATTATTAGCaaccttagttttctttttcagaCAGGGGAGGACGTTGGGTGAAGATGGTGGCCAATAGCAACAAAAAAGTAGTGCTAGAGAGGGTTATAGATGGCTTGCAAGGAGGGAATTCAATTGGAGTGATTGTTCTAATTGGCGGTAGCTATGACAACTTAATCTTCCTGAGAAGATAAAATTCATTATCTGGCTCAAGTTACATAATGCTCTCCCTACTGAGGTTCTCCGTTTCAAGCGTCAGCTGTAAACTCAGACATCTATCAAAGATTCAATAAGACTCCATAAATTATGGAACATTAGGGCAAAACACTATAATAAGTCAAGGAGAACGAAATTTTACACAAATCAGCCAAATAGAAAACTAATTCATGAATCCAGCAATGCATAATACTATATAGTTTGAATCAGTATGTTTTGAACTAGAATTACATGTAATCTGAATCAatgtgattcgaattactcacacACGCAGACACACTATAATTCCAATCAACCTGATTCAAATTACATCCAcggtaattcgaatcaggttgattcgaattacactcaCACACGCTGCACATAGTAATTTGAATTGgccagattcgaattactcatgatttaattctgctcattcttttattaaaaaattaataattgattaaaaaattaataataaaagaatttgcagaattaaataatgagtaattcgaatctggccaattcgaattactatgagtAACGTGTGTGAGTGTCATTCGAATTACTgtgggtgtaattcgaatcaggttgattcgaattatagtGTGTCTGCCTatgtgagtaattcgaatcacatTCATTCGAATTACATGTAATTCTAGTTCGAAACATACTGATTCAAACTATATAAtaatgtgcattgatatattcaTGAACCAGTTTTCTATTTGACTTATTTGTGTAAAATTTCGTTCTCCTTAACTTATTATAGTGTTTTACCCGGAACATTATTTGAGGGACTATGCGAAATCTATATCTATTTAGTGGATGTTGGATCATTCTTTAGTTGATTCGATTGGTGGAAGGTCTCTTGAGTCTTGGCTTCGAAGGTCTTGCCTGACAATGAAGCAATATTTGGTGCGAGACTGTGGCGGGTGTAGAAAAATAGGTGCAATGACATTTTTAATGCTGAGAGTAGATTATAAGGTGGTTACGAATGCTAAGATCATGGCTAACATTATAGGTTTGCGGCTAAGAAGCCTTCTCTGTTTCAATGTTTTAATCATTGAATGAATCGGGAGCCCTCATTAGGTAATGGTTTTAAAATTTACTGTGATGTTAGCCcgtttttttatttgaatatggCTGATTTTAGTTGTATAATTAGAGACTTTAATGGTGGCTAGGTTATGGATTGTTCGGATAACATTTTTCTCTGGTCTATTTTTAGATGAGTTATTCGCTGTGGAGATGTTTTGTTTTAGTTTGGGACTGTGGCATTTGTTTTAGTTTGGGACTGTGGCATCAAAGATATTGTGTGTGAAACTGACTGCTTGGATATCTTGTATCTTCTGAATGATAGTGCTTATGGTGGCATATCTGAAATTTTTGATCTAGTTGCAAAGATTAAGGAACTTCTGGCCAGACAATGGGTTGTTTATTTTGAGTGGGTTGATTGCGAGACGAATAAAGTTGCGGATTGGTTGGCGCGTTATGAGATTTTGGACAATCAGAAACACATTATTTAAAATTCTCCAAGCGAAGATCTTCAACAAATTATTTACTCCGATACAGTTTTGCTAATTTGCtttgttttcttgtttgtttagaCAACCCCCTAAAAAAAACTTGTGAAAAAAAGAAGACTACAAATTAGGCCATTGTTGTTACAATATTGTTACAATACTACTTttacccttctctctctctcttatatatAGACACACACTTTGCGCGATCCCTTTAGTTAGTTACCTCATTaagaaaattataattaataattcaACTTTGCTTATTCGACCTAATCACTTTCCATCATTATGTAAGTATGAAAGCAACGTACAAAAGGGCAAGATTCATGGAAGTGCAAGGAACAAAAAGGCAAGCCTACTGCGTCTTGCATCAACCCAAGGTTTAAAGAAGGATCACATGGAGAGAATATAATTTAAACAGCCTAACTATATAAGTGcaagaaataagaataaaatacaaataaaatcaATTATAAGAGTCAGATATCAATATGAGCCACTAAATATTACAAGGTACAATTACAAAATCGAATCATCAGGTTCGTATACCTTTCTATATcatacaatatatatatacacaaacaCACTTAATagtccttttaattaattatttcgtGAAGAAAATTGTAACTAATATATAATTCAATTTTGCTTAGAGCATTATAAAACAATTCTTCGGCTTAAACagattcaataattataaaacagTTTTTTGGCCTAAACAATGTCAAGTGTAACTATGTATATGAAGGGGAGTACAAAAGGACAAGACTCATAGAAGGTGCAGAGAGCAAAAAAAAACAGTTCGTTGCGCAAGCATTCTGGGTGCGCAAGGTTCAAACAAAGATCATATCCAAAAGGTATAAtataagctgtctagcctgataAGGgcgaaaagtaaaaataaaaataaaatcaattataAGAGTAAAATATCAATATGAGCCACTAAATATTACAAATTACAATTACAAAATCGAATCCTCTGATCCGTATGCCTCTCTCTATCATACAACAAAATGTGCTAATGGATATGTAGCTTCACATTATTTTCATGAAGCACCATGCAGGACAAACCAATTTCGTCCTCCCAAGAATTTTGAAGAAAACAATGCTATTATATGAATGAATTTAGACAATTGTCCTAATAATCAATTGTGTACTTTATTCTTGTCATCATTATCATTGTCTTCATTGCAAAACAATTCCAACACTTGCAAAAGTCAGCCATGTCAATAATAGTAATATCTTCAAATGAAGCAGATGCACGAGTAGAGTTCTTCACTCCAAATCCAAACCCTTTTTCATAGACTCATAGACCAAGTAAGTGATACTTGCCGATGGCACCACTTTGAGTAGGTTAGGGAATATTCCTTTGTAGAATCCCCTAAACCCTTCATGTTTCATGGTTTTCCTGAATACATCACCCATTCCACTATAAGTACTTTGAGCCTGCATTCTGAAATTAACAGCTATGTCAGTATATAATTTCCATACAGAGCCAAGgtgatttaatttaattattaaatattcaaGTAACAATTTAAGACGGTTTACAGCGAAAGATCACCTTGTTCTGATGACCTGCAACGGGTAAACACATGACGCTCCAAGGGCTCCTGATATAGTACCACATCCCAATTGCACAAGAGGACCAGGTTCTGCAGAAAATAGCAGATTTTCAATAAACAACTGGAGGGCACATCAGGAATAGGGCATAACAAATGAACTAGTTAATTAATTTCTCTACCTCCTTCATGAAGAATATACTTCTTGGACATATCCTTCAAGGTCTCATATGCAGCAAGATCTATACCAGCGTACGGGATAATCCCCAGAAGTGAAGGAACCAGTCCCCTATAAAATGCACGTGGTCCTTCTTGAACCCATATATCTCTGGACAGAGTTCCAAGACTAGGAATCTTTCCACCTTCACAAGCATGGGTTTGTAGTCGTGTTTTAACAAGATCCATGGGATATATTGCAGTTTGAGCAACAGCGCCTGCTATACCACCAGCTAGCAGCCGGCCCATAGTTCCAACATCTGACTTTACCTCTTCTCCTCTAGCATTTACAATGGCAGTCTTCAGCATCTCATAGGTATAAAATCTAATGGCACTCTCAGGGGCAACCTTAAGAACGTTTAAGCCATTGCCTCGAAAAAATCCTAAGAAACCACCTTCTTTCCATATATCTTTTACAGCTGGCATTATACGGGCTCGTGTTGTCTGGACTTGCAATACAACCTTTAGGCGATCAAGGGGGGCTGTTGCTGTGCGTGATGCAGCACCAGCTACTCCTCCTGCAATCAAATACCTACTTGCATGAATGTGCTTACTAATGCCTGCAGGTATAACAGTTTGTTCCCCAATATCAACCATGCATATCCTCTCCAAATAATGGTAAATGTTCTCCATAGTTGCTTCATGAGGGTAAAGCAGCAGAAAATCCCGCCATTCTTCAAATGTTATAACCCCATTGTTATCCTTATCTACACGCTCAACAAAACGAGCGAGCTCCTTATCATCAATCTGGATCCCTACAATAGAGAGACTAGTGTGGCTTATAGAATGAAACAGTCAACAAAAAATCACTAAATCAAGAAATACTAAAACACATAAACAAGACTAAACCAAATAAACTAGAGACCTGCTAGCCAGCTTCAACATTTGCAATAAAGATAGAAATCAAACAGCTTATAGGGTGCAATTTGCCAATCAAACACTGAAGGCAGGTAAAAATAAAATTGCTAACACTCTGTAATGTGTCAATCAAA is a genomic window of Arachis ipaensis cultivar K30076 chromosome B06, Araip1.1, whole genome shotgun sequence containing:
- the LOC107604892 gene encoding calcium-binding mitochondrial carrier protein SCaMC-1 isoform X2; translation: MVTSLASMGLKPKKKSEGEGAAAAAPPPPRASKRSSSNPPVTMDHVLLASQETKEARESRICEMFGFFDKENCGYLEYAHIEAGLSALQIPSEYKYARDLLNACDKNKDGRVDYDEFKKYMDEKELELYRIFQAIDVEHNGSILPEELWEALVRAGIQIDDKELARFVERVDKDNNGVITFEEWRDFLLLYPHEATMENIYHYLERICMVDIGEQTVIPAGISKHIHASRYLIAGGVAGAASRTATAPLDRLKVVLQVQTTRARIMPAVKDIWKEGGFLGFFRGNGLNVLKVAPESAIRFYTYEMLKTAIVNARGEEVKSDVGTMGRLLAGGIAGAVAQTAIYPMDLVKTRLQTHACEGGKIPSLGTLSRDIWVQEGPRAFYRGLVPSLLGIIPYAGIDLAAYETLKDMSKKYILHEGEPGPLVQLGCGTISGALGASCVYPLQVIRTRLKVLIVEWVMYSGKP
- the LOC107604892 gene encoding calcium-binding mitochondrial carrier protein SCaMC-1 isoform X1, which encodes MVTSLASMGLKPKKKSEGEGAAAAAPPPPRASKRSSSNPPVTMDHVLLASQETKEARESRICEMFGFFDKENCGYLEYAHIEAGLSALQIPSEYKYARDLLNACDKNKDGRVDYDEFKKYMDEKELELYRIFQAIDVEHNGSILPEELWEALVRAGIQIDDKELARFVERVDKDNNGVITFEEWRDFLLLYPHEATMENIYHYLERICMVDIGEQTVIPAGISKHIHASRYLIAGGVAGAASRTATAPLDRLKVVLQVQTTRARIMPAVKDIWKEGGFLGFFRGNGLNVLKVAPESAIRFYTYEMLKTAIVNARGEEVKSDVGTMGRLLAGGIAGAVAQTAIYPMDLVKTRLQTHACEGGKIPSLGTLSRDIWVQEGPRAFYRGLVPSLLGIIPYAGIDLAAYETLKDMSKKYILHEGEPGPLVQLGCGTISGALGASCVYPLQVIRTRMQAQSTYSGMGDVFRKTMKHEGFRGFYKGIFPNLLKVVPSASITYLVYESMKKGLDLE